A single window of Mangifera indica cultivar Alphonso chromosome 18, CATAS_Mindica_2.1, whole genome shotgun sequence DNA harbors:
- the LOC123202470 gene encoding uncharacterized protein LOC123202470 — MENPLRLKSFNHISLLCRSVEKSIDFYHDVLGFLPIRRPNSFDFDGAWLFNYGIGIHLLQCEDPDKMPNINHINPRDNHISFQCESMITVERTLKEMEIDYVKCRVEEAGICVDQLFFHDPDGTMIEICNCEVLPVVPLAPDAIKPCSSLKCNVQQLQIQEAEQMQQQSQVE; from the exons ATGGAAAATCCTCTGCGTCTCAAGTCCTTTAATCATATCTCTCTTCTTTGTAGATCAGTtgaaaaatcaattgatttcTACCACGATGTTCTTGGTTTCTTACCCATCAGGAGGCCCaattcttttgattttgatgGCGCAtg GCTTTTCAACTATGGTATTGGCATACATCTTCTGCAATGTGAAGATCCTGATAAAATGCCCAATATCAACCACATTAATCCCAGGGACAACCATATTTCCTTCCAA TGCGAGAGCATGATAACAGTGGAAAGAACATTGAAAGAGATGGAGATAGATTATGTCAAGTGTCGAGTCGAGGAGGCTGGAATCTGTGTTGATCAGTTGTTTTTTCATGACCCAGATGGTACAATGATTGAAATTTGCAATTGTGAGGTGCTGCCTGTGGTTCCATTAGCCCCAGATGCCATCAAACCATGTTCAAGTCTCAAATGCAACGTTCAGCAGCTGCAGATTCAAGAAGCAGAGCAAATGCAACAACAATCACAAGTGGAGTAA
- the LOC123201952 gene encoding importin subunit beta-1-like, which produces MEVTQVLLNAQSIDGTVRKHAEDSLKHFQEQNLPGFLLSLSGELANDEKPIDSRKLAGLILKNALDAKEQHRKFELVQRWLSLDVTVKTQIKASLLKTLTSPVPDARSTASQVIAKIAGIELPQKQWPELIGSLLSNIHQLPAHIKQATLETLGYICEEVSPDVLDQDHVNKILTAVVQGMSANEGNNDVRLAATRALYNALSFAEANFSNDMERDYIMRVVCEATQSTDLKIRQAAFECLVSISSTYYEKLAPYMQDIYSITAKAVREDEEPVALQAIEFWSSICDEEIDILEEYGGDFTGDSDIPCFYFIKQALPALVPMLLETLLKQEEDQDQDEGAWNIAMAGGTCLGLVARTVGDDIVPLVIPFIEENITKPNWRQREAATYAFGSILEGPSPDKLLRVVNVALTFMLNALTKDPNNHVKDTSAWTLGRIFEFLHGSTIDTPIITPANCQQIISVLLQSMKDAPNVAEKACGALYFLAQGYEDVGSSSPLTPFFQEIVQSLLTVTHREDAGESRLRTAAYETLNEVVRSSTDETAPMVLQLVPVIMMELHKSLEGQKLSSDEREKQSELQGLLCGCLQVIIQKLGSAEPTKYVFMQYVDQIMGLFLRVFACRSATVHEEAMLAIGALAYATGPDFAKYMPEFYKYLEMGLQNFEEYQVCAVTVGVVGDICRALEDKILPYCYGIMTQLLKDLSSNQLHRSVKPPIFSCFGDIALAIGENFEKYLMYAMPMLQSAADLSAHTSGADDDMTEYTNSLRNGILEAYSGIFQGFKNSPKTQLLIPYAPHILQFLDSIYMEKDMDEVVMKTAIGLLGDLADTLGSNAGSLIQQSLSSKDFLNECLSSDDHMIKESAEWAKLAITKAISV; this is translated from the exons ATGGAAGTTACCCAGGTTCTTTTGAATGCACAATCAATAGATGGAACTGTGCGGAAGCATGCAGAAGACAGTTTGAAACATTTTCAGGAGCAAAATCTTCCTGGATTCTTACTGTCTCTCTCTGGGGAGTTAGCAAATGATGAAAAGCCTATTGATAGCCGTAAATTAGCTGGTTTGATACTTAAAAATGCCTTGGATGCCAAAGAACAACACAGAAAGTTTGAACTTGTGCAAAGATGGCTATCATTGGATGTCACTGTAAAGACTCAGATCAAGGCATCCTTGTTGAAGACCCTGACATCTCCTGTACCTGATGCTCGGTCAACTGCATCTCAAGTTATTGCCAAGATTGCAGGCATTGAGTTGCCACAGAAACAATGGCCTGAGCTGATAGGTTCacttttatcaaatattcacCAGCTGCCAGCTCATATTAAGCAAGCCACGTTAGAAACTCTTGGGTATATATGTGAGGAAGTGTCACCTGATGTCTTAGATCAAGATCATGTGAATAAAATACTTACTGCTGTGGTTCAAGGTATGAGTGCTAATGAAGGGAACAACGATGTGCGGCTTGCTGCTACCCGAGCATTGTACAATGCCCTGAGCTTTGCTGAGGCAAACTTTAGCAATGACATGGAGCGTGATTATATCATGAGGGTTGTCTGTGAGGCAACACAATCCACAGATTTGAAGATAAGACAGGCGGCGTTTGAGTGTCTTGTCtccatatcatcaacatactaTGAGAAATTAGCACCTTATATGCAGGACATTTATAGCATCACAGCGAAGGCTGTTAGAGAAGATGAGGAACCTGTTGCTCTTCAAGCCATAGAGTTTTGGAGTTCTATTTGTGATGAAGAAATAGATATTTTGGAAGAGTATGGTGGTGATTTTACTGGGGACTCTGATATACCTTGTTTTTACTTTATTAAGCAGGCACTTCCTGCACTTGTCCCAATGCTTTTGGAGACACTCCTCAAGCAAGAGGAGGATCAGGATCAGGATGAGGGGGCTTGGAATATCGCAATGGCTGGAGGCACCTGTCTGGGTTTGGTTGCACGGACAGTTGGAGATGATATAGTTCCCCTTGTGATCCCCTTCATTGAAGAGAACATAACAAAACCAAATTGGAGGCAGAGGGAGGCAGCCACTTATGCTTTTGGTTCAATCTTGGAGGGTCCTTCACCTGACAAGTTATTACGTGTTGTTAATGTTGCTTTGACCTTCATGCTAAATGCTTTAACAAAGGATCCAAACAACCATGTGAAAGACACTTCTGCTTGGACCTTAGGAAGGATTTTTGAATTCCTTCACGGTTCAACCATAGATACTCCTATAATTACACCAGCTAATTGCCAGCAGATCATCTCGGTTCTGCTGCAGAGTATGAAAGATGCTCCAAATGTTGCTGAGAAGGCCTGTGGTGCTCTCTATTTTCTTGCTCAAGGTTATGAGGATGTCGGCTCATCATCTCCTCTGACTCCCTTTTTCCAGGAAATTGTTCAATCCCTTCTCACTGTTACTCACAGAGAAGATGCTGGAGAATCACGATTAAGGACTGCTGCTTATGAAACATTGAATGAGGTGGTTAGGTCTTCGACTGATGAAACAGCACCCATGGTGTTGCAGCTGGTACCTGTCATCATGATGGAGCTTCACAAATCTCTTGAGGGACAGAAACTCTCATCTGATGAGAGAGAAAAACAGAGTGAGTTGCAAGGACTGCTTTGTGGTTGCTTGCAGGTCATTATTCAGAAGCTTGGGTCAGCAGAGCCAACTAAGTATGTCTTTATGCAGTATGTGGATCAGATAATGGGACTTTTCCTAAGAGTTTTTGCTTGCAGAAGTGCAACTGTCCATGAGGAGGCCATGCTTGCCATTGGAGCCCTTGCCTATGCTACAGGCCCTGATTTTGCAAAATACATGCCAGAGTTCTATAAATATTTGGAAATGGGTCTTCAGAATTTTGAGGAGTATCAAGTGTGTGCTGTTACTGTTGGTGTGGTAGGAGATATTTGCAGAGCATTGGAGGATAAAATTCTTCCTTATTGTTATGGTATTATGACACAACTTCTCAAGGATTTATCAAGCAACCAGCTGCACCGATCTGTGAAGCCACCCATATTTTCATGCTTTGGTGATATAGCACTGGCAATAGGAGAAAACTTTGAGAAGTACTTAATGTATGCTATGCCCATGCTCCAGAGTGCAGCAGATTTGTCTGCACACACATCAGGTGCAGATGATGATATGACAGAGTACACCAATTCTCTGAGAAATGGGATTTTGGAGGCATATTCTGGGATTTTCCAAGGGTTTAAGAACTCTCCAAAAACCCAGCTCTTGATTCCTTATGCTCCTCATATCCTTCAGTTCTTGGATAGCATATACATGGAGAAAGACAT GGATGAAGTGGTGATGAAGACAGCTATTGGGCTTCTTGGAGATCTTGCTGATACACTGGGAAGTAATGCAGGTTCTTTGATTCAGCAGTCTCTTTCGAGCAAAGACTTTTTAAATGAATGCTTGTCTTCAGATGACCATATGATCAAAGAATCTGCTGAATGGGCCAAGTTGGCCATTACTAAGGCCATTTCTGTTTGA